The following nucleotide sequence is from Streptomyces sp. NBC_00237.
CTATCAGATCCTTTCGGGCCTGATTCCCAGTCGAACTTGGGTTGTCTTTGCGGCTGTTGGGCCGTTCCGACGTCTCAAACTCTAGTGGATTTTCCCGGTGAACCGAAATCGGCTCCCAGTGTCGGAATTCGGCATGCCGAAATCGACCCTGGCGGGAGATCGTACGGAGTTTGATTGCCGCTTTCGCGGCGGGAGGTGATGCCGCAGAACCGTTACGGCTGTGTGGCAACTCGGAGAACCTTACGGATCACCGGGAGGGGTGTCAACCCCTGCCCGGCCCGTCGAACGTACGTAAGAAAACGTCCGGAGAAGAGGTGTCAGTCCAGGTCGGTGAGGCGGCCGCCGGCGTCCGGCTGGGCGTCCTCGACGCGGCGCAGGAGGCGGGTCAGCATCTCGCCGAGTCCCGCGCGCTCGTCCTGGGCGAGGTCCTGGAGGAGGTCCTCCTCGAAGGAGGCCGCCATCTGCATCGCTTCGAGCCACTTCGTGCGGCCCTCGTCCGTCAGCTCGACGATGACGCGGACCCGGTTGTTCTCGTCGCGGTCGCGGGTGACCAGACCCTCGCCCGCCATGCGGTCGATGCGGTGGGTCATCGCGGCCGGGGTGAGGCCGAGGCGCTTGGCGAGTTCGCCGGGGCCCAGGCGGTAGGGGGCACCCGAGACCACGAGGGTCTTGAGGACTTCCCATTCCGCGTTGCTGATGCCGAGGGCGGCGACTTGGCGGCCGTACGCGACGTTCATCCGGCGGTTCAGGCGGCCGAGGGCCGAGACGACCTTCTCGACCTGGGGGTCGAGGTCACGGAACTCGCGTTGGTATGCGGCGATCTGCTCGTCGAGGCTCGGCTCATGAGGGCCGGGCGACTCTGGCGTGTCTGGCATCCGCGAAGTATGGCATGGGGCGCGTTGGCATTGAAGTCCTTCTCTGTGTATTGTTGAGGTTCTAACTTTACTGTTGAAGTCTTCGGACTTCAGGTCTTCAGGGTTGAGGTGAGTATGACCAAGGCGATGGGCTCAGCGATGCGGCGGATTCAGGCAGGCAACGCGCTGAGTGCGTTCGGGCTGGGATTCACGGTTCCGTATCTGTACGTGTACGTGGCTCAGGTGCGGGAACTGGGACCGACCTCGGCGGGCATCGTCCTTGGCGCCTTCGCCATGGCCGCGCTGGTGGCGCTCCCCTTCGTAGGGGCGTTGATCGACCGGCGCGGGCCCGTGCCCGTGCTGATCGGCGCGGCGCTCTCCGCCTCTGTGGGCGCCGTCGCGCTCGGCAGTGCGGCGAGCCTGGCGACGACCGTGGCGTCGGCTGCCGTCCTGGGTGTCGGTACGGCGGTCATGCAGCCCGCGCTGGCGACGATGATCGTGCGGTGCTCCACGCCGGAGACCCGGACGCGCTCCTTCGCCATGCAGTTCTTCCTGGCGAACCTCGGTCTCGGCATCGGTGGCCTGATCGGCGGCCAGATCGTCGACAAGGACGACCCCACCACCTTCACCCTGCTCTTCGGCATCGAAGCCGTGATGTTCCTGGTGCTCGCCGGGATCGCGATGACCGTGCGCATGCCGCACATTCCCGTGGTCGAGGGCGCCGGCGCCGACCGGGGGTTCTTCGCGGGGATCAAGACGATGGCCCAGCACAAGGCGATGCTTCAGCTGTGCGGGCTCGGGTTCGTGATCTTCTTCGCCTGCTACGGACAGTTCGAGTCGGGGCTCGCCGCGTACGGGACCGAGGCGGCCGGGATCGACCCGTCGACGCTCGGCATCGCGCTGGCGGCCAACACGGCGATGATCGTGGTCGCGCAGTTCCTGGTGCTGAAGTTCGTCGAGCGCCGTCGGCGGTCGCGGATGATCGCCCTGGTCGGGCTGATCTGGACCGTGGCGTGGATCGCGGCCGGATACGCGGGCCTCGGGCACGGCAGCCAGACGATGGCGACCGCCGCCTTCATCTCGACGTACGCGCTCTTCGGGCTCGGTGAGGCGATGCTGTCGCCGACCGTCGCTCCGCTGGTGGCCGACCTCGCGCCGGAGTCGATGGTGGGGACGTACAACTCCGCCTTCGCGCTCGTGAAGCAGCTCGCACTGGCGGTCGGGCCCGCGGTGGGCGGACCCATGGGGGCCTCGCTGCACATGCCGTACATCGTGACGTTCATTCTGTTCTCGCTCGGCATCAGCGTGCTCGCGCTGCGGATGGGCAAGCAGCTCACCCCCGCGCAGGACCTGCCGATTCCGGTGA
It contains:
- a CDS encoding MarR family winged helix-turn-helix transcriptional regulator, producing MPDTPESPGPHEPSLDEQIAAYQREFRDLDPQVEKVVSALGRLNRRMNVAYGRQVAALGISNAEWEVLKTLVVSGAPYRLGPGELAKRLGLTPAAMTHRIDRMAGEGLVTRDRDENNRVRVIVELTDEGRTKWLEAMQMAASFEEDLLQDLAQDERAGLGEMLTRLLRRVEDAQPDAGGRLTDLD
- a CDS encoding MFS transporter, translating into MTKAMGSAMRRIQAGNALSAFGLGFTVPYLYVYVAQVRELGPTSAGIVLGAFAMAALVALPFVGALIDRRGPVPVLIGAALSASVGAVALGSAASLATTVASAAVLGVGTAVMQPALATMIVRCSTPETRTRSFAMQFFLANLGLGIGGLIGGQIVDKDDPTTFTLLFGIEAVMFLVLAGIAMTVRMPHIPVVEGAGADRGFFAGIKTMAQHKAMLQLCGLGFVIFFACYGQFESGLAAYGTEAAGIDPSTLGIALAANTAMIVVAQFLVLKFVERRRRSRMIALVGLIWTVAWIAAGYAGLGHGSQTMATAAFISTYALFGLGEAMLSPTVAPLVADLAPESMVGTYNSAFALVKQLALAVGPAVGGPMGASLHMPYIVTFILFSLGISVLALRMGKQLTPAQDLPIPVKSIVVAKHVPESETGGVKAAA